From Aliarcobacter butzleri, the proteins below share one genomic window:
- the selD gene encoding selenide, water dikinase SelD, whose product MNNEYKLTKFVQAAGCAAKMGPGDLKQTICHLTPDDERILVGFDTSEDASVYQINESQAIVQTLDFITPVVDDPYIYGQIAAANALSDVFAMGAEVKTAMNIVGFDRKNIPKDALEMILDGGNSKIKECGGVLLGGHTIESPEMYYGLSVTGMIHPNEIIRNNTPKIGHVLVLTKPIGMGILTTAIKRDLLELNLIKDCAKIMASLNYLPSKMMRKYEVSSCTDITGFGLMGHALECTNNSITLNISHNDVPFVKEAFDFASNDVIPGGTRRNMKYVEDKIEFLPNVSDIYKALLCDAQTSGGLLIAMKKDDAKEFIKELEDYSFGYASIIGEVIPRTHKAIIIN is encoded by the coding sequence ATGAATAACGAATATAAACTAACTAAATTCGTTCAAGCCGCTGGTTGTGCTGCAAAGATGGGTCCGGGGGATCTAAAACAAACAATTTGCCACTTAACGCCAGATGATGAAAGAATTTTAGTAGGCTTTGATACAAGTGAAGATGCAAGTGTTTATCAAATAAATGAATCTCAAGCCATAGTTCAGACACTAGATTTCATTACTCCTGTTGTTGATGATCCATATATTTATGGTCAAATTGCAGCTGCAAATGCACTTAGTGATGTTTTCGCTATGGGAGCAGAAGTAAAAACAGCTATGAATATAGTTGGGTTTGATAGAAAAAATATTCCAAAAGACGCTTTAGAAATGATACTTGATGGTGGAAATAGTAAGATTAAAGAGTGTGGTGGAGTGCTTTTAGGTGGTCATACTATTGAATCACCTGAGATGTATTATGGATTATCTGTAACTGGAATGATACATCCAAATGAAATTATAAGAAATAACACACCAAAAATTGGTCACGTTTTAGTTCTTACAAAACCTATTGGAATGGGTATTTTAACGACTGCTATAAAAAGAGATTTATTAGAGTTAAATCTAATAAAAGATTGTGCAAAAATTATGGCAAGTTTAAACTATTTACCATCAAAAATGATGAGAAAATACGAAGTAAGTTCTTGTACTGATATAACTGGATTTGGACTTATGGGACATGCATTAGAGTGTACAAATAACTCTATTACACTTAATATTTCTCACAATGATGTTCCTTTCGTAAAAGAAGCTTTTGATTTTGCGTCAAATGATGTAATTCCAGGAGGAACAAGAAGAAATATGAAGTATGTGGAAGATAAAATTGAATTTTTACCAAATGTTTCAGATATTTATAAAGCGCTACTTTGTGATGCTCAAACTTCTGGTGGACTTTTAATAGCAATGAAAAAAGATGATGCAAAAGAGTTTATAAAAGAATTAGAAGATTATAGTTTTGGTTATGCAAGCATAATCGGAGAAGTAATTCCTCGAACGCATAAAGCAATAATTATAAACTAA